AAATTAAGTAATGCTGTATgggatatttaaatttcatttctcCATTCCTTTTCCATAGAGCCGTATTCCTGTTTTGTTTCTAAATTAAATAAATACCAAGCACGTGAGATGTTTCAATACAATATTATAGTTTTCGCAACAACAAAAATACAATATACTACACATATTGTAGTTTTCACGTGAGGTGTTCCTGTTTTGTTTCCATATAGTAGTAGTTAACCAACACCAACCTACCTTGCATTAAGTTTTTATTTTCTCTGTAGCTGAATTAGTATCATTGTAGAACATAAAGGCGCGCATATCTCATCGTAAATGTGTAATGTCTCCAACTTCCTAAAATTGGAGAAGGAACCATATtttagttttggagtcggtttttgCCACACTGCAGGACAATGTGGGTGTTGGAACTTGCCCTTAGGATCTATCACATCAAATCACGACGAACACTCGcacgatttttttttttttttgccaaaGGCACGTGCCTTACTTTTccttctttattttcttttcagTTTTCCGCAAcggtgttgcaacttgatagaacaAAGCATAGCCGGTTGATGCGTATATATACACACACAGCCAGCACCACCGTAAGCTATTTCCTAATAAGACTCAAACTACTAAACCTACTCGGACACAACCAGGATACAATTCCTAACCGGACTCTCTAATCACCGGTTACCTTGAATACTATTGCACTGTCTAGGACACGTACGGAACTAGTCCTACACAACACGCTAGCTAATCCCAACACGGACACAGCCTAACACAATACGTTAGTCCTACACGGACTATACCTCGTACAGGACCAAGGCATGTACTACATACGTGTTGCCCCAATACTAGCATAGTCCAAACTAAAACCAACCAATTAACCTGCTAGACAAGATTATTGCTAACAGTGGGTTAGTTTACCATAACAATTTAAGCCAATATATCACCAGCTCTGTCTCTCACATTCGGTCTAACTAGGGGCGACAATCTTCACTTTTCGATGCTCTTCTTGAGATCAACTGCCGACACATGATCAATGAAACCATTATATCCATCTGGCAAACACACACACTAAAACCAGTCAAAGAACGTATATTTTTGCACTGGTTTCACAAGTTAGCTTGAGAGTCCATCATGGTGTAATCAGACGATAGTAATTTATCTATTTATGTTGGTCAAGagggaaaaaaaacaaaattttggTTCACAAACTAAAACGTACAAATAGAACATATATATGCATTGGTCTTACGTCTCATGTGGAGCATATGCTCTTGGTCACTTTTTGTTGAGAACATCATTGGCATCCGGTATTTAGAAGATGTGCCATAGTCCGGGTAATTTCCACGAAAGCTGATATTGTGGGCCTTGAAATTCTCCTGTCACCAAGTCAAGTAATTAAGTTAATTCATTAGGTTGAAGCATCATTATGGAGAGGAAGCCCTGAAGAACATTAGGCTAAAGCATCATTTCTTTTGTTGTAAAAATGGATTCATAGTATATTTAACTTTCAGTATAGCACACCATATAATACAAAGTAACATATGTTAATAGTACAAACTGTGCAAGACTTTTGCTCAAAATCAGTAAAACTAGAACGACGAACCATGGTGCATGGACGACACTAAAGACGTGCCATTTTTCCATGTGAGCTTTAATACTCTTTCCTGTGAGCAAACAGTGTGCATGCTGTAGTTTGTCTTTACTGTATAAAGTGTTGAAGCATGACATGACCCATGCATGCACGCTGGCTTTTCTCTCCTACAAAGCTAGAGTAACAGTTAGGGTAAGCCATGCTACCAGTTTCGTTTGGCATCTACTACAGGCCTCTCCCTTCCAGTAGGAGTCCTTACCATTCTTTCTACCCCCTATGGTAACACAGATACAAGTAATGCAGTAGTAACTAATTACACGGTAACATGTGAAATGTATATCATTTTATGTATAAGGGTGAGCTAATTAACGACACCAACCGTTACGACAGCTTTGAAAAGCACGCGCAAATTTCATGAattattagtactccctccgtcccaaaattcttgtcttaaatgtgtgtacatatggatgtatctagtcaCATCTTAGTATTAGATACATTTGTATCTAGATAAATTTAagtcaagaattttgggacggagggagtactatttatgtCAACCTGGGAATGATCTTGCACAGGTGGCGACTGGATCAATCCCCTCAAGTTCACCGACAGCAGGCTAGTGCAGTGCCCGCAACGGACGGTGACGATGTTCAGCATGCTATTACTTGGAACACTGACCTGCAGACTGATCATACGTAAGGGGACACAATTGTTGGGTTTCCTGAATTAATTAAAGCTGTAAAGAATATGGGCAGCTGAAGAAAATTACTAGTTGAAACCAAACAGCAAAACAAGACAAACAAAAAGGAAGAAACATAAGAACAAAATGACCAGCTCTCTGTGTGGATGAAGTAACAAATGCTAAATTCCAAATAAACATTTTCAAAAGGCTGATGCAGATCTACACACTAATATATGTTGATATGCACACAGCCATAGCTTTTTGCCCTCTGAACCTGGCTaagatttctctctctctccctctttaatTAACTCCTGCCTGCTGTAAAACAGTCGCTCTCCATGACTTTTATCAGGGCTCTGCAACCTGCAAGCAGCTGGACCAAATCAGAACTGGGGCATCCTTTTCCAATGCCTGCCAATTGGTTGCCACCTTGCCCTTTCCATTTTCTTTTCAGATTTCCTTGTTGAGTGCCCTGGCCTGCAACCATACCACAACCTGAAGAAGGACCATGTCCTAGCTATACTCGCTTTGTTTGATTCCTCACAGCCTTCTTTTCTGGGGGCACACACTCCCATAAGAATGACTAGTATAACCAAGTGAGCCAAATGCATCTGCAAATGATTGTGTTTGCTGTTGCTCGCATGAAGGGAGTTGGCTCAAATCACACTCCATACCTTGAGGTGCTTTTTTCAAGAAAAATGTGTGCACTTGCAATTCACNNNNNNNNNNNNNNNNNNNNNNNNNNNNNNNNNNNNNNNNNNNNNNNNNNNNNNNNNNNNNNNNNNNNNNNNNNNNNNNNNNNNNNNNNNNNNNNNNNNNNNNNNNNNNNNNNNNNNNNNNNNNNNNNNNNNNNNNNNNNNNNNNNNNNNNNNNNNNNNNNNNNNNNNNNNNNNNNNNNNNNNNNNNNNNNNNNNNNNNNNNNNNNNNNNNNNNNNNNNNNNNNNNNNNNNNNNNNNNNNNNNNNNNNNNNNNNNNNNNNNNNNNNNNNNNNNNNNNNNNNNNNNNNNNNNNNNNNNNNNNNNNNNNNNNNNNNNNNNNNNNNNNNNNNNNNNNNNNNNNNNNNCCCCAATCCCCCATTATTGTAGAGAAGCACAAATAGTATACATCCTGAGGGCGTTTCCTTAGAAAAAATAATCTGATAATGAGTTAAAATtgccacacatgcatgcatgctctTCTAGTACCATCATTTCTGCTCCATGCTCACTTCAGTGCAAAAAGGATTAAAGATCACACCAAGAAACACTGTACTGTAGGAAAGAGAGGAAGATGACAGCGACGGTTCATGCAGAAGGCACTTCACGCGCGCTAGCTAGCCTTAGCTCACGCTCAAGCATACACTGTGCATGGTACATCGTAGTGGGGCATGCAGGTGTGTGAGTGTCTGTCAACAAGCTAGATCCATCTCTCCTTTTGAGCTAGCTCTCATGGGGAGGGGAGAGAGTGAGACGATGATCGAAGACAACATCTTGTGGAATTAATTCAGGATGAACATCAAATGATCAATTTAACATTCAGATTTGGTGGGTGGGAGATCTATCAGCTGACCGGATCTCCTTTTTAGAAGAGACCAATAAGACGGCATTACTTCAAGGTCGAAGTTCTTATTGATGGTACTTGTACCAAGCATCTGCACATATGGACGAACCACACACTGAAGAGATATTGATAGCACTTGTCGCCTATGCAGAAGCTGACTGGAATAGGTACAAACACACTAATGATCGATAGCAAGGACAAACTAAATCCCAAAATAAGGGAGGAGGGAAATCTGAGGTCGCAAGCTCCTCTGTCAGTAGAGTACTAGTTGCAGTAAATTTTGACAAGTTTCATGCATCACTGCAAGGTGCAAACACCAAAACAAAAGGACATGGAGAGTGAGAGAGGCAGGTCTTCTAATATGTCCTTCGAATCAAGCTCAGATTTATAACCATCAATTTTCCAATTTAGTTTCGCTTTTATTTACTTGTACTTCCATTTCGACATCTGATCAACTCTTCCACAAAACCAAGGAACACAGCACTTTGTAAACATGACAGAAGAAAAAGCAAGGAAATCAACCGAGACAAAGCACAGCTGCACACTGCTGCACAGGAGCATGGAGAAGAGGAAAATAAGTATGAGGACAGGAAGCATCCCTTGCTTGGAATTTCTTGGTGGCAACTGGCAACTCACTAGCTAGCACAGTATGCTACTGTTCTATTCCAATAAATAAGTGAATATAAGGTGTCTGGATGTTGCGATGGCATTAATTCTAGCTAGCGTAAAGTAATAATACTCCCAGGGAAAAACGTGACTTGATTCAGATGAATAAAAAATACCCAAACAACTGATTAGACTGAGATCAATAACTTGATCCCAGCAACATTACGCCAACATTGCAGTGCTACTGAGATCATTAACTAATTAAACTTGCCAGCTTTTACAAATTATATTGACCCAAATATATAATTTCGCTGGTCATTTTTGTGCTTTGTGTTTAAGGtgagggggggcacatgggctggttGAGCGAATTTAAAATAACAGATACATCAGTTAATAATACACCAAAACTACGTTGTTATTGCATGCTCCGTGTTGGAAATTCATGTAGAAGAAAAGTATACGCGCAAAATCCATAAATTGCTTTAAATAGTTAGTTAGAATCAAAACCATTAGATGACATTAGAAGTGATGGTGCTCCATAAGCCATGTAGTGCTTCTTCttggaaaagaaaacaactaataTGCACAGTTGCACACATCAGCACAATAGATCATGAAAGCTAGCAAGAAATCCACAAGCTCGAGAGACAATGAAAGCTAGCCGGCCATGTGTTGACTAATCTTCCCAGTATCCATCACAAAAAAGAAAACTAATCTTCCCAGTAAAAAGAAGAGGCCATGAGGGATACGTGTCGGAGAAAATTAAGAAACAACAATTGGATGATGCCCTAATTAACGCAGATTCAGGATTAACACAGCCATATCaaatcacacacacacatatatatacaggGTGGACTAACTCGACTCAAGAGAGTCATGCGTATGTGCATATGTCCACAGATTCGATGAGAAGATTGCAAGAAGAGAAGCAGTTCGATCTGTTCTGACGATTATGTGCTGGCCTTGGCGCTCTATTTTCAAAATCCTAACGAATTAACAAACAGAAAGTAGGGAAAGCAAGAAAAACTCTTGAGCTGCGGGCGGCGAGCAGAACAAAAGCAGCCCCCCGGCCGGTGCGGCGAAAGAAAAGAGGAACAAATCATAAATCTCTCGTTGAAGCCTTTTCTAACAAATCTTTGAAAAAGGACAGAATCCAGCAAGAAACTCGCTAGATCGCACACAGTTAATCCCACGCGTCTCTCCTGCTTGTAGATCTGCGCATGAAAGAGAGGGAGGGAAGGAGAGATTACCGCGAGAATTGTGTTGCAGAAGTTGCAGTGCACGTAGCAGACATGCTCCGGCGGCGCGATCTGTGCCGACATTATTTCCCTTGCGGACGTAGCAAGATACCTCCGCGAATAAAAGAAGGGGAggggggagaggatgaggaagacgaAAGAAGGAAGATGGAGAGAAGAAGTGAAGGACCACGTACTACTAGTGGCCACAGTGCCGTCTGATATTTATATGATTATATCAGaaatgtagagagagagagagagagagagagagagagagagaggagcttgCTAGTAGTGCAAGCAGGAGCGGGAGGTGTGCGTGTGGGGGACGCTTTTTGCTGTGTCGCCCTCCATCGCAAGGACAATTGATGACGGTGGAAATGCAAATATCACTAGTATTTTTTTTGGCAAGAAAATATCACTAGTATTGGGAACTCCCTTTTTTTAGAATGGGAACTCTTCTTCGTGCCCATGGAAGAATGGGCTACATAAATTTCGTACCGTCTTCCATTTTGCCACACAAATCTTCACCGGTTAAATTCGACGACATGGTAAAGGTCAGTCTTACTATAAGAGTGAAAATCACTGATTTAACCTCGCACACTAGTTGGAGACGACGACAACGATGTTGGTCATATCCTTTGTTGGAGGTGTCATTGTCTAAACTAGACCTTGTAGCGCTTTTCTTACATCGCGGACACGTTTCTTATGTGGACAACATTCTAGTAACCACAAAATATTATGTTGGTATTCACATAGGATGTGACAAGGGTTTACCTTCCTCTCTCTAGACACAGTCTTCTTTATTTTGCCGCTCTTGACAACTTTGTGATAAATTTGTGGATGTGTGTATCTTTGGTCATAGAATTGGATTACAGTATGTGCACCAAGTATACTACACACAACTCGTTCTCAATACTGTCGACAGCGAAAAATGTATAGATGATGTGCAAAGCATAAAAACCTAAGTTGTTTCCTAGTGAGGACATATAATCCCTAAGGAGACTAGAGAACTACATATGTGAACAATGTGGTGCTTTGGTAGTTGACACCATGATGCTTGATCAAGGAAATAACATTAATGCCTACTGGAAGTCCCAATCTAGGGATCCGGATTTCGGGCCTTTGGCAATTCAACACACCTTGGAAGGTGCCACCGATACATACCTTTGGGAGCGACGAAACATAGTTAGTGGTCAACTTGAGGTATGAACCATCCACATTGTCGAGAACCCATGGGAACGGGAGCCAGAGGGTGAGAGGTATGAAAActcaagaagaagtagaagagtctGAAGAGCACTATGTACAGGACACATGTCCATTATACTCTGACGGCCAAATCACAAGGGAAACTAGTAGTAAAACCGTGAAAACAAACAAAATGGGGAGACAATATAAATATAGTCACCTTGTTGACTCTTTTAACCCTCCCATGCCACCTAATGTCCCATGAACACTATACAACAAGACTTAGTATACAAACATGTGATAGGGTGCAGCTCTTGCTTTACCATTTAGAAGCATGAATGTTAAGTTACTCGACAACAAGCTTGCCTGCGGActtgcactactggaatcagcttctttgccgtccgccggacGGCAAAGGCACTGATCACGGACGAcaaaagcctttgccgtcagccagcggacggcaaaccgtccggctgaacacgtgccagcaaaggccttctttgtcgtccgctacctggaaacggacggcaaaggattgtgCCGTCCACCGTTGGTGGCCAGCAGACGGCAACGATTATGGATGGCAGTGAGGTGGGGTGAGAGCCATTAGGGCttaacggcgtgctttgccgtcagccagcagacgacaaagaggttaaggtctttgccgtccgctagcggacggcaaagtgctAAAACATTCCAGTCCCAGAAGTCGCAGGTATCTGCCACGTGGCacgtttgccgtccgctagctgacggcaaagttttttgccgtcagctagcggacggcaaagagcctgtacaaccctgtttttaattaaattcattcaatttgacagcAATTCACAGATATACATATTAACATATATACACAACaagcatatccaacacacaagtttcatcatatatacatacataaccaacacatatatagttccatgcatccttacatattacaaaagtttcacattgttcatccaacaccgttatccatccatccatatataaCAAGTTCCAAACATGCAAgttcattgatacaaaataaaagcacaaatggaaaataagcactccatccatgcaagcttccgtgaattaaatcaaatctgcaaaatgatacaagatgttagaagaagaagaaaactataaGAGGTAAGCATACTTaagtaaaatggagctaacctagaagaaaatgaagaagaagaagaagaagaagaagaagaagaagaagaagaagactagaagaatactagaagatgaagaagataacttagcatattagagataacttagcatattagagccaacttaggtaaaatggagccaacctagctaattatgccatctttgagtgaactaagcatattagagctaacttagagctaacttagagctaacgtaggtcattttggagaagaagaaaaagaagaagaagaagaatataagcttattatgtaaacttggtcattttgtgctaacataagtaattttggagctaacctataggaaactaagcatagtagagataacttagcatattagagccaacttaggtaaaatggagccaacctagctaattatgccatctttgagtgaactaagcatattagagctaacttatgtcattttggagaagaagaagaagaagaagaagaagaagaagaagaagaagaagaagactataagcttattagagctaacataggtaactataagcatattagagctaacttagagctaacttatgtcatttcagaggaaacaaagctaagtatgtatagatcattttggagatttgacatacctgacatagttcagttctcatggttcttctccttctccttccttagcctgatgcgccaagagcggcgaggcggtggaggcagtgggatgtagtcttctacaacaattggcgtggtcacactagtagaaaagggggcaatggtccaggccaggtcagcccattagtcccggttcaatccagaaccgggaccaatgggggcattggacccggttcgttagcccctggggccggccgggccacgtgggccattggtcccggttcgtctggacctattggttccggttggtgggatgaaccgggaccaatgcgcctcgctcctggcccaccaccattggtcccggttggtggcctgaaccgggaccaaaggctgccctttagtcccggttcataccaccaaccgggactgaaGTGTTGGTCCTCgctgcggccagagtttagtcccacctcgccaaccgaagagggctcacaccggtttataagcccctccctctctgccttgttaagctgctctcaaagtgaaaatagatgcccttatacaggaaatttgacctaaattcatattgaatatctctgaagttagtagaaatttattatgaatttaggtctaattttctctataagcgcatctatgctcatttctgagtagttttttatatagttttttttctttttatttctgagttgtaataagtcattaaaaataagcatctattctcattttttagttaagttaatcacaactattttttcttctatttatttctgaattgtaataagtcattaaaaataagcatctatgctcattttttagttaagttaatcacaactattttttcttctttttatttctgagttgtaataagtcattacaaataagcatctattctcatttttttagttaagttaatcacaaatattttttcttctatttatttctgaattgtaataagtcattaaaaataagcatctatgctcattttttagttaagtNNNNNNNNNNNNNNNNNNNNNNNNNNNNNNNNNNNNNNNNNNNNNNNNNNNNNNNNNNNNNNNNNNNNNNNNNNNNNNNNNNNNNNNNNNNNNNNNNNNNNNNNNNNNNNNNNNNNNNNNNNNNNNNNNNNNNNNNNNNNNNNNNNNNNNNNNNNNNNNNNNNNNNNNNNNNNNNNNNNNNNNNNNNNNNNNNNNNNNNNNNNNNNttaaaaataagcatctattctcattttttagttaagttaatcacaactattttttcttctatttatttctgaattgtaataagtcattaaaaataagcatctatgctcattttttagttaagttaatgacaactattttttcttctatttattcctgagttgtaataagtcattaaaaataagcatctattctcatttttagtacagttaatcacaactattttttcttattttatttctgagttgtaataagtcattaaaaataagcatctatgctccttttttagtacagttaatcacaactattttttgcttcaattcatttctgagtagttctctatatagttttttttcttttcagctatatttattttttttgtttttatttctcagttgtaataagtcattaaaaataaaaaagaggcgcaatgcttgttaatttgcttcaagcctttcggaatagtgtcaactgcactgcacatagctctgtgcagtctaccgtattcctcaaggcttgaagctaaccaacgtgcaggagcattgggCCTCTttgtcatcgtctctgcactcagggcttataaacagatgcgagtgcctctcgcttggcgaggtgggac
Above is a window of Triticum dicoccoides isolate Atlit2015 ecotype Zavitan chromosome 5B, WEW_v2.0, whole genome shotgun sequence DNA encoding:
- the LOC119311665 gene encoding protein YABBY 2-like isoform X2, encoding MSAQIAPPEHVCYVHCNFCNTILAVSVPSNSMLNIVTVRCGHCTSLLSVNLRGLIQSPPVQDHSQENFKAHNISFRGNYPDYGTSSKYRMPMMFSTKSDQEHMLHMRPPEKRQRVPSAYNRFIKEEIRRIKTNNPDISHREAFSTAAKNWAHFPNIHFGLGSNESSKKLDEAIAAPIPQKVQGLY
- the LOC119311665 gene encoding protein YABBY 2-like isoform X1 encodes the protein MSAQIAPPEHVCYVHCNFCNTILAVSVPSNSMLNIVTVRCGHCTSLLSVNLRGLIQSPPVQDHSQENFKAHNISFRGNYPDYGTSSKYRMPMMFSTKSDQEHMLHMRPAPEKRQRVPSAYNRFIKEEIRRIKTNNPDISHREAFSTAAKNWAHFPNIHFGLGSNESSKKLDEAIAAPIPQKVQGLY